Within Metabacillus schmidteae, the genomic segment AGGACTGAGCACTGACTCAGAATACGGATTAAAGGATGTTCAAGGTCTGGTAGATACATTAGTTGAACGAAATATTAAAGCGGTCTTCGTTGAAAGCAGTATATCGGAAAAGTCAATTAGTGCTGTAGTAGAAGGTGCAAAAAAACAAGGTCATGACGTTGTCATTGGTGGTGAACTCTTCTCAGATGCAATGGGAGAGGAAGGAACGGAAGAGGGAACATATATCGGAATGTTCAAACATAATGTTGACACGATTGTATCTTCTTTAAAATAAGCAAGAATTGATAGCTAAGAATAAATCTCGATGTATTCTTAGCTATCGGTGCATTTTTAATAGATTAAGTTTATTAAGCAATCATTCTATGATTATGAAGTAAGGTTGGTGTGATAGATGAATCCTGTTACAGTTGAAAATTTAACAATTGCTTACCATCAGAAACCTGTTTTACAGGAGGTAAGTTTTGAAGTACCGGAAGGAAAATTAATTGGAATAATCGGACCGAATGGTGCAGGGAAATCAACTTTAATTAAAGGAGTATTAGGGTTAATTCCTACTGCTTCTGGTGAAGTGAATATTTTTGGAGAGCAATATAAAAAGCAGCGTAAACGTGTGGGTTATGTTCCACAGCGCGGCTCTGTTGATTGGGATTTTCCAACTAATGCCTTAGATGTTGTTCTAATGGGGAGATATGGGCAGGTTGGTTGGTTTAAGCGTCCAGGTAAAAAAGACGTAGAATTTGCAAGAGAGTGTCTAAAAAAAGTAGGAATGCTAGAATTTGAAAATCGCCAAATAAGCCAGCTTTCAGGTGGTCAACAACAAAGGGTATTTCTAGCAAGAGCTCTAGCACAGGATGCTGATATATATTTCATGGATGAACCGTTTGTAGGAGTAGATGCAGCAACTGAAAAAGCAATTATTGCCTTATTAAATGAGTTAAAAGCTATGAGA encodes:
- a CDS encoding metal ABC transporter ATP-binding protein, which produces MNPVTVENLTIAYHQKPVLQEVSFEVPEGKLIGIIGPNGAGKSTLIKGVLGLIPTASGEVNIFGEQYKKQRKRVGYVPQRGSVDWDFPTNALDVVLMGRYGQVGWFKRPGKKDVEFARECLKKVGMLEFENRQISQLSGGQQQRVFLARALAQDADIYFMDEPFVGVDAATEKAIIALLNELKAMRKTVLVVHHDLQTVEEYFDWVLLLNMRKVAFGPTQETFTIDNLQKTYGGKLTFLQDQSVVVEGE